ACGAGGTCGCCATCCTGCAGGACGGCCAGCTACGCGCCGCCGGTCCCATCGACGACCTCCGAACCGCGGCCGATCGGGTGACCGTCACGTTCCACCCCGCCGACGATCGGGCGGCGCTGCTCGCGGTCGTCCAGGGTCGCGGCGACGTCACCGACGCGGGCGACGCGATCGAGGTCGGTTGCGACCGCGAGGCCGCGTTCGATCTCGTCGCCGGGATCGACTCCGATCTCGTCGATCGGTTCGAAGTCCGCGAACCGGGCCTGGAAACGGCGTTCCACGAGGCGATCGCCGAGGACCGGTCAGCGGCGGCCGGGGAGGTGGGGGCGTGACTGGCGACCCGACCCGGATCGACGGCGACGACAGCGCGTCGTCCGAACCGACGCCCGACGGCGGCTACGAGGCCGAAACCGGGACCGAGGCTGCGATCGCGACCGGTCTCGCCGCCGAGTCCGGGCGCTGGTACCGGCAACTGTTCGTCGTCGCCGAGACGGAGTATCGGCTGGCGATCCGGAGCCGGTGGGCGATCGCGCTCACCGCGATCTTCGCCGCGTTCGCGCTCGGGTTGACGACCTTCAGCGGCTCCGCGGTGAGTCCTCAGGGGTTCGAGCGAGTCGTCGCGAGCCTCGCCGTGCTCGCTGTCTACCTCGTGCCGCTGGTCGCGTTCGCGTTCAGCTACGACGCCGTGGTCGGCCGGGAGGAGAGCGGCTGGCTCCAGACGCTGTTCGCGCTGCCAGTCTCGCGATCGTGGGTCGTCCTCGGGACGCTCCTCGGGCGGGCGACCGTGCTCGCGAGCGCGACGATCGTCGGGTTCGGCGTCGCCGGCGGGTTCCTCCTGCTCGAGTACGGTCTCGCCGGCTTCGACGCCTACGTCGGCTTCCTGCTCGGGACCGTCGGACTCGGGCTGGCCGTCCTCGCGATCGGCGTCCTGCTGTCGACGATCGCTCGCGAGAAGACCCACGCGCTCGGGATCGCCCTGCTGGCGTGGGCGTGGTTCGTCCTCGTTCACGACCTGCTCGGGCTCGGCCTGGTCGCCGCGTTCGGTCTCTCGGAGACGGCGGTCTCGGCGATGGTGGTGGCAAACCCCACCGCGGTCTTCCGGGCGCTCGTCCTCGGCGCACTCGGTGCCGGCGGAGAGGCCGGCTTCGCCGCCGTGATCGCGTCGTCCGGCCTCTCGACGGGCGTGCTCGTCGCGGCACTGCTCGCCTGGATCGTGGTTCCGACCGCACTCGCGACGATCGCGGTCCGGAGGCGACGACTATGACCCGACGCGATCGCACGCACGACTGCGCTCCCGGCCACTCCGGCGAAGGGGCCGGGAACGCACGCTACTCGCGTCGTCGCGTACTGACCGGCACCGGGGCCGTCGCCGCAGCTGGACTGGTGGGCTGTCTCGGAGCCGACGACGGAGGCCACGAGTCGCCCGCCGGGCCGATCGCCCTGACCGACGGCCAGTCGTGTGACGTCTGCGGGATGACGATCGCGGACCACTACGGGCCCGCGGGACAACTCTTCTACGCCGACGGGAAGCCCGAGGACCGCGACGGGCCGGCCCGATTCGACAGCGTCGGCGAACTGCTCACGTTCCACGCCGAGCGCGTCGCCCGCGGCTGGGAGCTTCGCGACGCGTTCGTCACCGACTACTCGAGCGTCGAGTACGCCCTCACGAAACGGGACGGCGTGATCTACATCTCGAGTCACGTCGAGGTCGGCGCGTTCGCGGACGCGACGACCCTCGACTACGTCGTCGACAGCGGCGTCGAGGGGGCCATGGGCGACGCGATCGTTCCGTTCGCCGATCGGGGCGACGCCGAGGCGTTCGTCACCGTCCACGACGGCGAGATCCGGGGCTGGGACGACCTGCTGTGATCGGACGCGGGGACTGGCGTGGCCGTCGGGCGCGCCTCGGGTACGGGGGACCGCGGTCCGCGTCGTTTCACACTGTGCCGTCGTCCGCCGCCGTCTCGGTCGCGCCGTCGTCGGCGTACTCCGCGCGACGGTAGCGGTGCCAGAGTCGGACGTGGACGGAGAGACCGATCGCCGCGACGAGGCCGAAGTAACAGTAGATGGCGAACTCGACGTACGCGGGGACCGACTCGAGCATCGGGTGATCGTTCGTCTCGCGGCGGATAGCGCCACGCCTGAACGGGTACACGCTCTTTATCGGTCCGTCGCGCGGGCCTCGTCGGGTCCTCACACCCGCGTCCCTCGTTTCAGCGGTTCGAGAGCATTCGGAGCCGCAGCCCCAGGTACACCATGATGAAGCCGAACGTGACCGCGAACAGGTACGCCCCGTCCAGCACCGCGTACACCAGCGCGATCGCGTTCAGCCCGATCCCGAAGACGTACACCGATCGGAGTCGCCGGGGGTTCATTCGTGGGCTCCCTCGTCGCTCGTGGCGTCCCCGTGCGCTTTCGTCACGTCGTGACCCGCCGTCGCGTCGCGACCCGGACCGGGCTGGCGCGGTCGAATCGTCGTCGGACGACTCGGTTGGAATCCTGCCATACCGGGTCGTTAGGAGTCGACCGTGAAAACTGTCGCAGTTCGCGATCGTGGCGCCGATCGGTTCTGGCCGTGGCGGCGCCGATCGGCTTCGATCGCGGTGTCGAATCGGCGGTCGTACTCGACTGTCGAGTCGGCGATCGAGCGACCGTGGCCGATCACTCCGTCTCGGACCCGAACGTCAGGTCGTCGCTCCGGACGACCTCGCCGAACAGGAAGTCGGCGTGTTCGAGCGCGTACTCGTGGTGCTCGTCCTCGATCGCGCCGATGCAGTCTTCGACCAGGAGCGGCCGGAAGTCCCGCAGCCCCGCGCTGCCGGCGGAGTGCAGGACGCAGACGTTCGCGAGGGTCCCGGTGAACACGAGGTCTTTGATGCCGCGGGCGTTCAGCCACCCCTCGAACTCCGTCTTCTGGAAGGCGTCGTAGGTGTGTTTCTCGATAACGTGGTCTCCCTCCTCGACCGGCAGTTCGTCGACGATTTCGGCCTCCCAGGAGCCCTCGACGACGTGCTCGCCCCAGCGATCGAACTCGTCGTAGTAGTGGGTGTCCTCGAACTGGTCGGGCGGGTGGACGTCCCGCGTGAAGACGATCCGGATGCCGGCCTCGCGGGCTCGATCGACGAGCGTCGCGATCGGTTCGATGACTGCCTCGCTGCCCGGTGCGTACAGCGAGCCGTCGGGGTGACAGAATCCGTTCTGCATGTCGACCACGACGACCGCGGTGGTGTCTGGCTCGAGGTGCATGTGTGATGCTACGAACACGACCCCAAAAACGTTCGCGCCCGCGAGACGACCGGGGCGCTGGTTTCCCGACGACGGCGAGGATTCGCGGTCGCCGGACGGTCGCCGAAATCGATCGTCTCACCGCAGCCATCCCCGTCCGGTGTAGCCCTCTCCGTCCGGTAGTCCGATCGGGGCCCTTTTTGCGGTCGCTTCCGTATTGCCACCATCCACCGTTCATGAGATCGACGCGTGTCCCGCTGCTCGTCGCCCTGGTCGTGCTGTCACTGTGTGCCGTTCCGCTGTCGGCGGCCGGGAGTGGTGGCTCGCCGTCGGTGGCGACTGCTGCCGGGATCGATACCGCGCCGTCGTCGGTGACCGCCGTCGACGACCGCACCGGGAGCGCCGGCGCGACCGCGCCGATCGATCGGGCCGCGGCGACGTCGATCCAGGAACGCGACGACGATCCCTCGACCGAGGACACGATCGGCTACGTCGAGGGCTACTGGTACGACGACGAGTTGCCCGTCGACGACCGCGAGGGTGCCACGGTCGAGGACGACGAACTCGATGCGGTCGTCTACCGGGCGATGGCTCGCGTCGAGGTGATCCGGGAGCGGACGTTCGAGGAGGAAGTCTCGGTCGAGATCCAGTCCCGCTCGGAGTACCAGGCCGAACAGGACGGTCTCTTCGTCGATCTCGGTCCGACCGAACGCCTGCAGGAGAACGTCAATTACGAGGCGCTGTTCATGGTCGACAGCGAGACGAACGCGGTCGACGAAGCGAAGACGCTGTACGGTGGCGCGGTCGAGGGCTACTACGAGCCACGGACCGACCGGATCGTCATCGTCTCGAACACCCCCGACGAACCCGAACTGAACGAAGTGATTCTCGGACACGAACTGGTCCACGCCCTGCAGGACCAGCACTTCGACCTGACGAGCTACGATCGGGAGACGATCGACGGGAGCAATGCCGAGAACGGCCTCATCGAGGGTGACGCCGTCGCCGTCGAGCGGGCGTACGACCAGCGATGTGGCACCGAGTGGGAGTGCGTGCTGCCCGCCGGCGGGACGCGCGAAGTCCCCGAGGAAGTCAACTGGGGCCTCTACTTCACAATCTATCTGCCGTACGCCGACGGTCCCGACTACATCGACCACCTGCGCGACCGGGGCGGCTGGGACGCAGTCGACGACGCTTACGACGAGCCGCCGGCCAGCACGGCCGAGGTGATCCACCCCGGTGAGGAACGCGAACCCGCCGATATCGACGTCGCTGACCAGTCGAGCGAGGACTGGACGCAACTCGAGATCGACGGCGAACCGGCCACCGAAACCGTCGGCGAGGCCGGGATGGCCTCGATGTTCGCCGACGGTGCGCTCGACCGAAACCGGCCATCGGTCGTTTCGATGGAGGAGTTCATCGGATCGAGTCTGGGCGATCGCGAGGAGATTCACTACGACCAGCCCTACACCGACGGCTGGGCCGGCGACGAACTGGTGACGTACGTCGACAGCGCGGACGAGACCGACGATCCGGTCGCCGCGGCCGCCGCCGCCGGCTACGTCTGGCGGACCGAGTGGCAGTCGGACGAGGACGCCCAGCAGTTCGTCGACGGCTACCTGCAGTTGCTCGACATCAACGGGGCCGACGCCGTCGACGACAGACGGGACACCTACGAGATCGAGGACGACTTCTCCGGTGCCTACTACCTCGAGAAAGACGGCGCGACGGTGACGATCGTCCACGCGCCGTCGGTCGACGCGCTCGACGAGGTGGAGCAGGGTGCCGCACCCGAGGGCGACGACCGACTCGAGACCGACGGCGACGACGGGACCGCCGAGGCCAGCGCCGAGAGCGACACGATCCCCGGCTTCGGCGTCTCGGTCGCCGTCGTGTCGCTGGTGCTCGGCGCCCTGACGGTCCGGCACGGTCGACGTCGGTAACCGGCGGACTTATAGTTCGCCGTTCGAAGCTCCAGTCGATGGGTCGGGCCAGACTCTTCGCGATCGTCGCACTCGTCACCCTGTCGGGGTGTACGCTGCCCGGCACGCCACAGCAGTTCGATCCTAACCGGGAACTCGGCCACGTCAGGGGGTACGCCCACGACGACACCTTCGCGTTCGACGGGAACGAGGCGCTCACCGAGCGCCAGCTCGAGGCGGTCAAGTACCGGTCGATGGCCCGGATCGAGGTCGTCCGCGGGCTCAGGTTCGACCGCGACGTCGAACTCGAGGTGATCGGCAGGGACGAGTACCGCGAGCAACGCGAGGGAAGCGAACCGGCCTCGCAGTTCGACAACGAACTCTGGCGCGGTGCGTTCGTCGTCGACGGCGAGACCGACGTCCACGACGCGCTCGACGACCTCTACGGCGATTCCGTCCAGGGCTACTACGTGAACGATCGGATCGTGATCGTCACCGACGACCCGGACGAGATCCGGATCGATCGGCGGACGCTGGTCCACGAACTCGTCCACGCGCTACAGGATCAGCACTTCGGACTCGAACGGTCGGGCGAGACCGTCGACGAACGCCGGGCGGAACTCGGCCTGATCGAGGGCGAGGCGAACTACGTGCCGCACCTGTACGACGAGCGCTGCGGCGAGGAGTGGCAGTGTCTGGCCGACCGCGAGCGAGCCTCGTCCGAGCCCCGTTCGTTCAACCTCGGCCTCTTCCTCTCGATCTACGCGCCGTACTCCGAAGGACCGCCGTTCGTCGCCCACCTCCACGAAACCGGCGGCTGGGACCGGGTCGATCGCGCCCACGACGCGCGACCGGCGAGCACGAGCCAGTTGCTCTCCCCCGAGACCTATCCGGACGTCGAACCGGCCGACGTGGCGATCGAGGACCGATCGAGCGGCGACTGGGACCCCGTGACGGACGAGGACGGCGAGATCGAGGCGGACACGATCGGCGAGGCGACCCTGTTCGCGACGCTGTGGGCCAACGGGGTCGTCGATCGCTCGTCGCTCACCGCGGGGGCGACCGCCCTGTCGCCGTACAACTACTCCGCGCCCGCGACCGACGGGTGGACGGGCGACACGTTCCGCGTCTACGCGGACGGGAACGATCGGACTGGCCACGTCTGGTCGCTGGCGTGGGAGAGCGAGGCGGACGCCGAGGCGTTCGCCGACGCCTACCGCGACCTGCTCGCGGCCAACGGTGCCAGGCAGGTCGACGACGGCGTCTACCGGATCGACGACGGCGACCCCTTCGCCGGTGCCTACCGCGCGACCGTCACGGGCGAGCGGGTCACGATCGTCGGCGCACCGACCGTCCCCGAACTCGACGAGATCCACGCCGACGGCACCGCGTCGAACGAGACCCGCGCGGAGATCGGCGCGACGACGGCGTCGATCGCGCCCGCGACGGCCAGCAGTAGATCGGCGACTGCGCCGTCCGCGATCGGCGCGTAGGGACCGGGGCGTCGTCGATCGCCGCCCAGTTCGGGGTGCCGAATCGCCGGTGTCCGCCGCGGCAGACGGGTAGCTTTTTTGCCTCCGGTCGGAAACCGCCGGTATGTCGAATCCGTTCGGAACCGTCACGCCAGACGCTATTCTCGAGGGGACTGCGACGGACGCCTACTTCGAGCGCACCCGATCGACGCTCGAACACGCGGGGACGAACCCCCACGTCGTCGCGGAGGTGACCGCTGACCAGTTCCCGACCGGCGCGTTCCAGGTCCTGACCGGGGTCGAGGACGTCGCCACCCTCTTCGAGGGCCGGGACGTCGATATCGACGCCCTGCCCGACGGGCAACTGTTCGACGGCGGCCCCGTGATGCGGATCGAGGGGCCGTACCTCGGGTTCGCCGAACTCGAGACGTCGCTGCTCGGACTGCTGTCCCAGCCCAGCGGCTTCGCGACCGCGGCGCTCGAGGCCCGCCTGGCCGCGCCCGACTCGCTCGTGCTCTCGTTCGGTGCCCGCCACGTCCACCCGTCGATCTCCTCGATCGTCGAACGCGCCGCACTGCTCGCCGGACTGGACGGCTTCTCGCACGTCGCGGCGGGCGAGATTCTCGATCGCGACCCGGGCGGGACGATGCCGCACGCGCTCATGTTCTGCTTCGGCGAGGGGAACCAGGCCGACGCGTGGCGGGCGTTCGACGAGGCCGTTCCCGAGGAGACCCCGCGGATCGCGCTGGTCGACACGTTCTGGGACGAGGTCAGCGAGAGCTTGCTGGCCGCCGAGACGCTTGGCGACGATCTGGACGGCGTCCGCATCGACACCACGAGTTCGCGCCGCGGCGACTTCCGGCACATCATCCGCGAGGTGCGCTGGGAACTCGACGCCCGCGGCCACGAGGACGTCGACATCTTCTGCAGCGGCGGACTCGGCCCCGAACAGCTCCGCAACTTGCGGGACGTGGCCGACGGCTTCGGCGTCGGCGGCCACGTCACCGATCGCGACCCGATCGACTTCAGCCTCGACATCGTCGAAATCGAGGGCGAACCGATCTCGAAGCGCGGCAAACTCTCCGGCGTGAAAGAGGTCTACCGCACCCCCGACGGCGGCCATCACGTCGCCCTGGCCGATCAGGAGGGGCCCGAGGACGGCGAATCGCTCCTCGAACCGCTCGTTCGGGACGGCGAGGTCGTCCGCGAGTTCGACCTCGACGAGGCGAGCGATCGGTGTCTGGCCGACGCCGAGGCGGTCGGGTTCGGCGGGTAGTTGATACGTGGCGGATCGAATCGAAAGAAACACGTCTCGAACCCGAGACGGTCGAGTATGCCCGCTTTTCGTCCGAACTCGACCGACTCGTCCGTTCGACTCGCGACCTGGCTGGTTTTCAGGATCGTCGCGGCGGTCGTGGGGACAACGTTCGTCGGGTTCGCCCTCACGAGCGCGCTGTTCCTGGACCCGTTCGTCGCACTGGCGGTCGCGTTCGTCGTCGCACTCTGGCTCAGCCTGCTGTTGCTGTTCGAGGCACTCGACGTCTTTCTCGACGCGAAACTCGCGGGTGAGACCGGCGGCGAAGCCCCGGTCGAGTAATCAGTTCGGGTCCGTTCCCTCGAACCGCCAGTAGCCGATCGCCAGCGGGATCGCGATCCAGCACAGCAACGGGCACGGCGACCCACTCCTGCAGGTGGAGCGGCGGGTCGCCGCCGATCCGTGTGCCGTCGAAATGCGATAGGGTCGTCGGAGGCGGTGCCGCGAGACTCCCGTCTTCCGATCGGGACCGGTATCGATACTGAAGGCCGAAAACAGCGCCGCTAGACCTGCTCGACGCTCCCGTCGGGTTCGCGCTCGCGGAACACCTGTCCTTCGAACAGCGTGACGACCACGTCGTCGTCCTGCCAGGCGGACGGCGGGAGGCCCGCCTTTCGGCAGGTTCGATCGAGGTATTCGCGGGCGCTCCAGCCGTTCTCGACCGGGACGGTCGGGTAGAGCCAGCCGCTCTTGCCGCCGCCGTCGACGGCGACCCCGTGGGTGCCGAGGTCGAGGTCCGCCAGCGGATCGTCCGTCAGGACGACGTTCCTGACCGCACAGACGGAGACGGTGAGGTTCGGGAGCTCCGAGGGACTGACTTCCGAGCCACACGAATCCCCGCTCGCGGCCTCGATCGCCGCGTCGACGATCACGTGTCCGAGCTGTTCACCCGATCGATAGCCGCCGGCGCAGCCGCGCAGGCTGCCGCGGCCGCGGGTCGATTCGAGGCGCACGAACGCACCGGTGCGCTCGTAGAAGGCTTCGCGCATGCTGCCCGGTTGTTCTCGTTGCCCGTGTTCTACGTAGGATTCGACGGACTCGCGCGCAAGCTCGACGGCGCGCGCGCCGTCCTCGAAGGAGAGGTCGACGCCCTGTCGCTGGGACATACAGGTACACATGGGAATAGTCGTCCTAAAACGCTTCCATTCGCTTCGCGATCGGACCACGACGCTGTTCGGGGAATTAATTCGCCGTTAATCGCCCCGTGAACTGGATGCAGGAGCGGCCCTAGAGGGTCCGCGTCAGGGTCGTCGGACCCGATCGCCGACCAACGCGACTTCTCACGGGCACCATATCCCGGCCGGTTTCGCCGCGCCCGAGACCCCCGCGATCACTCCGCTATGCGGCGGGACGACGCGGCCGTCCAGCACGGAACGGAGCGCCGGATTTCGCCGGCCGCTGTGACGGCCGCGGCCGACCGCGAGGGGAGTCCACGCCGACGCGGAGGCACCGTCCCGTACGATCGGGGGACTTATTCGGGTCACGCCCCTACGATCGGTGGGAGAGAGAGCCCGGCTGCCGCGATGATCGCGCCGGCAACGGCGCGATCACCCTACCGTTGCCCGTCCCTCCGGGACGCGCAACGCACTAACGTGGCCCATCTCTCCGAGATGCGCCACGCTCGCGAGGAAAGTCCCCCCACCTGTTCGGGCAGGTGACCGGACGCAAGTCCGGAGCGGGAGACCGCTGGCTCTGGAACAGAAACGACACGTCTCGGCCCGATCGATGACGCGCGCGAACCCGACCGCGAGGAAGGGGAGTTGACCCGCAGAGAGCCCGTAGTCGAGCATCGTGGTTCGACGCCACGGACCGTGTTTGTCACGGTCGGCTACGGAGAGACGGCCGAGGAGCGATGGAACGGCGAACCCTCACCGGTGCAAGTCCGTGCCGTGGTAGCCCGAACGCCCCGCGGCCTCGCCGCGGACGGCGCGGACGCTCAGCCGAATGCCGGGACGAACAGAAGGGGGCTTACTCCTCTCACCCGTTCTCAGTACGCGAGTGGCGACGCTCGAGTCACTCGAAGTCGGCCACGATCCGTGGCACACAGCCGACCCCGAGGTTCGAATAGTCGCAACGATCCTCGACCACGTCGGTCTCGCCCTCTACTCGTCCTGACTGTTCGACTGGTTCCTCGAGGCGAGTAGGCCCCGTGCAGGCACTTTCCGGCACCCTACGAGAGAACGAGCAACTCCGCGGTGTCGTCGCCCTCGAACCGGCCGACGTCCGTCGTCACGAACAGCTTCCCGTCGGCCGCGGTGACGTAGTCGACGTCGCCCGTCTCCTCGCGCTCGAATCGCTGGCCACCGACCCGGAGCGAGCGAATGCCGTATCCGCCACCGACGTCGAACGCCCGGAGTCGATCCCCGCCGACGTACACCGTGTCGCCGACGACGATCGGCGGGTTTCGGGAACTGCGTCCGATATCGGCACGCCAGAGATTGCCCCCGTCGTTCGCGTCGAGCGCGTACAGCGTTGAACCCGACCGAGCGAGGACGGTCCGGTGGCCGATCGCGAGCCCGTCGTTTCCGAACGCGCGGAGCTCCGTCCGCCACTCGCGTTTGCCACTGATATCGAAGTAGATGACCGAGCCGTCACCGCCCGCGACTGCGACGCCGTGTCCGACCCGGCGGTCGTCGGAAGTGAGGACGATCGGCGCACTCGAGATGCCCGCCTCGATCGTCCGTCGCCACTCGACTCGACCCTCCCACCGGTTGATTCGGTACAGTTCGCCGCCCCCGGTCGCGACGAACAGCCAGTCGGCGTACTTCGCGATCGCGTACTGTGCGATCCCGAGCAATTCCTGTTCCCACAGTTCCTTGCCGCTCTCCGCGTCGAGCGCGTGGACGGCGTTGCCGCCAGCCACGTACACCCGACCGTCGTCCGTGTCCGTTACCGTGAGGGAACTCTCGCTGATGATCCGCTCGAGTTCGAACGTCCAGTCGTCTTCGCCCGTCTCGAGGTCTCGAGCCGCCAGCACCCGACGTTCGGGGACGTAGGCCGTGCCGTCGAACACCGTCGGTGAACCGCCGTAGGAGTAGACGTCGTTCTCGGGGTCGATCGACCAGCGTCGCTCTCTGGTCTCCCTGTCGAACGCGACGACGTCGCGTCCCGTGTTCACGAGGACGGTGTCGTCGGTCACGATCGGTTCGCCGGTCGCCATGCCGGACTCGAGGTCGACCCGCCACTCGACGTCCGGATCGTCTCGCGGTGCCGCGCCGTCGGAGATGGTTCTCGAGTTCCGGAGGTCGGCACCGACGGTCGTCCACCCGTAGTCGTCGTCGGTTCCCGGCTCGTCGGTACGACTGCCGAGACAGCCGGCGACTGCCGCGGTGCTCGTGGCACCGATGCCGAGGAGAAGTTTTCGCCTGGAGGGCATTTGGTACGAATCGTTGACGTCTCGAGATGAGTTTTGTGATCGGGGATTCAGTCAAAACTTCTGGGGCGAGACCCGTCCTTCCCTGCTCAACTCTCCTGAGTCCGTTTTGACGCGACGGATACTCGCACCGCTACGCGGTTCCCGTGGGTTTATCGCGCCAGAAACGTCCTGACGGAGTCTCACGCGAGCGTGGCGAGCGTGAGGCACGTC
The nucleotide sequence above comes from Halosolutus halophilus. Encoded proteins:
- a CDS encoding Hvo_1808 family surface protein, which gives rise to MGRARLFAIVALVTLSGCTLPGTPQQFDPNRELGHVRGYAHDDTFAFDGNEALTERQLEAVKYRSMARIEVVRGLRFDRDVELEVIGRDEYREQREGSEPASQFDNELWRGAFVVDGETDVHDALDDLYGDSVQGYYVNDRIVIVTDDPDEIRIDRRTLVHELVHALQDQHFGLERSGETVDERRAELGLIEGEANYVPHLYDERCGEEWQCLADRERASSEPRSFNLGLFLSIYAPYSEGPPFVAHLHETGGWDRVDRAHDARPASTSQLLSPETYPDVEPADVAIEDRSSGDWDPVTDEDGEIEADTIGEATLFATLWANGVVDRSSLTAGATALSPYNYSAPATDGWTGDTFRVYADGNDRTGHVWSLAWESEADAEAFADAYRDLLAANGARQVDDGVYRIDDGDPFAGAYRATVTGERVTIVGAPTVPELDEIHADGTASNETRAEIGATTASIAPATASSRSATAPSAIGA
- a CDS encoding nicotinate phosphoribosyltransferase, whose product is MSNPFGTVTPDAILEGTATDAYFERTRSTLEHAGTNPHVVAEVTADQFPTGAFQVLTGVEDVATLFEGRDVDIDALPDGQLFDGGPVMRIEGPYLGFAELETSLLGLLSQPSGFATAALEARLAAPDSLVLSFGARHVHPSISSIVERAALLAGLDGFSHVAAGEILDRDPGGTMPHALMFCFGEGNQADAWRAFDEAVPEETPRIALVDTFWDEVSESLLAAETLGDDLDGVRIDTTSSRRGDFRHIIREVRWELDARGHEDVDIFCSGGLGPEQLRNLRDVADGFGVGGHVTDRDPIDFSLDIVEIEGEPISKRGKLSGVKEVYRTPDGGHHVALADQEGPEDGESLLEPLVRDGEVVREFDLDEASDRCLADAEAVGFGG
- a CDS encoding Hvo_1808 family surface protein — translated: MRSTRVPLLVALVVLSLCAVPLSAAGSGGSPSVATAAGIDTAPSSVTAVDDRTGSAGATAPIDRAAATSIQERDDDPSTEDTIGYVEGYWYDDELPVDDREGATVEDDELDAVVYRAMARVEVIRERTFEEEVSVEIQSRSEYQAEQDGLFVDLGPTERLQENVNYEALFMVDSETNAVDEAKTLYGGAVEGYYEPRTDRIVIVSNTPDEPELNEVILGHELVHALQDQHFDLTSYDRETIDGSNAENGLIEGDAVAVERAYDQRCGTEWECVLPAGGTREVPEEVNWGLYFTIYLPYADGPDYIDHLRDRGGWDAVDDAYDEPPASTAEVIHPGEEREPADIDVADQSSEDWTQLEIDGEPATETVGEAGMASMFADGALDRNRPSVVSMEEFIGSSLGDREEIHYDQPYTDGWAGDELVTYVDSADETDDPVAAAAAAGYVWRTEWQSDEDAQQFVDGYLQLLDINGADAVDDRRDTYEIEDDFSGAYYLEKDGATVTIVHAPSVDALDEVEQGAAPEGDDRLETDGDDGTAEASAESDTIPGFGVSVAVVSLVLGALTVRHGRRR
- a CDS encoding ABC transporter permease, encoding MTGDPTRIDGDDSASSEPTPDGGYEAETGTEAAIATGLAAESGRWYRQLFVVAETEYRLAIRSRWAIALTAIFAAFALGLTTFSGSAVSPQGFERVVASLAVLAVYLVPLVAFAFSYDAVVGREESGWLQTLFALPVSRSWVVLGTLLGRATVLASATIVGFGVAGGFLLLEYGLAGFDAYVGFLLGTVGLGLAVLAIGVLLSTIAREKTHALGIALLAWAWFVLVHDLLGLGLVAAFGLSETAVSAMVVANPTAVFRALVLGALGAGGEAGFAAVIASSGLSTGVLVAALLAWIVVPTALATIAVRRRRL
- a CDS encoding PQQ-binding-like beta-propeller repeat protein, translated to MPSRRKLLLGIGATSTAAVAGCLGSRTDEPGTDDDYGWTTVGADLRNSRTISDGAAPRDDPDVEWRVDLESGMATGEPIVTDDTVLVNTGRDVVAFDRETRERRWSIDPENDVYSYGGSPTVFDGTAYVPERRVLAARDLETGEDDWTFELERIISESSLTVTDTDDGRVYVAGGNAVHALDAESGKELWEQELLGIAQYAIAKYADWLFVATGGGELYRINRWEGRVEWRRTIEAGISSAPIVLTSDDRRVGHGVAVAGGDGSVIYFDISGKREWRTELRAFGNDGLAIGHRTVLARSGSTLYALDANDGGNLWRADIGRSSRNPPIVVGDTVYVGGDRLRAFDVGGGYGIRSLRVGGQRFEREETGDVDYVTAADGKLFVTTDVGRFEGDDTAELLVLS
- a CDS encoding cysteine hydrolase family protein — translated: MHLEPDTTAVVVVDMQNGFCHPDGSLYAPGSEAVIEPIATLVDRAREAGIRIVFTRDVHPPDQFEDTHYYDEFDRWGEHVVEGSWEAEIVDELPVEEGDHVIEKHTYDAFQKTEFEGWLNARGIKDLVFTGTLANVCVLHSAGSAGLRDFRPLLVEDCIGAIEDEHHEYALEHADFLFGEVVRSDDLTFGSETE
- a CDS encoding TIGR00296 family protein, which codes for MSQRQGVDLSFEDGARAVELARESVESYVEHGQREQPGSMREAFYERTGAFVRLESTRGRGSLRGCAGGYRSGEQLGHVIVDAAIEAASGDSCGSEVSPSELPNLTVSVCAVRNVVLTDDPLADLDLGTHGVAVDGGGKSGWLYPTVPVENGWSAREYLDRTCRKAGLPPSAWQDDDVVVTLFEGQVFREREPDGSVEQV
- a CDS encoding nitrous oxide reductase accessory protein NosL, whose protein sequence is MTRRDRTHDCAPGHSGEGAGNARYSRRRVLTGTGAVAAAGLVGCLGADDGGHESPAGPIALTDGQSCDVCGMTIADHYGPAGQLFYADGKPEDRDGPARFDSVGELLTFHAERVARGWELRDAFVTDYSSVEYALTKRDGVIYISSHVEVGAFADATTLDYVVDSGVEGAMGDAIVPFADRGDAEAFVTVHDGEIRGWDDLL